A part of Chloroflexota bacterium genomic DNA contains:
- a CDS encoding PIG-L family deacetylase produces MEFSEGWDSPKEILVILAHPDDPEFFLGGTIARWIKAGHTVRYVLLTQGDKGAKDVTLTAKDIANLRIREQQAACDTLGVSSVDFFDYEDGYIVPDLEMRKKVVREIRRYRPQILVTCDPSNLFPSSQYINHPDHRYAGQVVVDAVFPAAGNHFFFMDLVEEGFSPHEVEEVWMSLTCQPDVTLDVTEFWPLKLKALKQHATQIGAPQAFEKRMQERVTDAETGEMKLEETFRVIKFRRA; encoded by the coding sequence ATGGAATTTTCTGAAGGTTGGGATTCCCCAAAAGAAATCCTGGTTATTTTGGCGCATCCGGATGACCCTGAGTTTTTCCTCGGGGGCACGATTGCGCGGTGGATCAAAGCAGGCCATACAGTCCGCTATGTCTTGTTGACCCAGGGTGATAAGGGGGCCAAGGATGTGACCCTCACGGCGAAAGACATTGCGAACCTTCGAATTAGGGAGCAACAGGCTGCCTGTGATACATTGGGCGTTAGCTCAGTAGATTTCTTTGATTATGAGGATGGCTATATCGTCCCCGACCTGGAAATGCGCAAGAAGGTCGTGCGTGAAATCCGGCGCTATCGCCCGCAAATCCTGGTGACCTGCGACCCCAGTAACCTATTCCCCAGTTCGCAATATATCAACCACCCCGATCACCGCTATGCCGGGCAGGTCGTGGTGGATGCCGTCTTTCCTGCAGCGGGTAACCATTTCTTTTTTATGGATTTAGTTGAGGAAGGCTTTTCACCGCATGAGGTCGAAGAGGTCTGGATGAGCCTGACCTGCCAGCCCGATGTCACCCTGGATGTGACAGAATTCTGGCCGCTGAAACTGAAAGCGCTAAAACAGCACGCGACTCAGATTGGTGCCCCCCAAGCCTTTGAAAAAAGGATGCAGGAGCGGGTTACGGATGCTGAGACCGGTGAGATGAAATTGGAAGAGACCTTCCGTGTGATTAAATTCAGGAGAGCCTGA
- the acpP gene encoding acyl carrier protein, which yields MSDTLSEVKEVIVDVLKIDDANITPETRFIEDLKADSMDQFFLIDGFCEKFDITISDEDARDIQSVQDAVTYIDNHK from the coding sequence ATGTCCGATACATTATCAGAAGTCAAAGAAGTCATCGTTGATGTGTTAAAGATTGATGATGCTAATATTACCCCGGAAACACGTTTCATTGAAGATTTAAAAGCCGATTCAATGGATCAGTTCTTCTTGATTGACGGTTTTTGCGAAAAGTTTGATATCACCATTTCTGATGAAGATGCCCGCGATATCCAGTCCGTGCAAGATGCAGTGACCTATATCGATAATCATAAATAG
- a CDS encoding polyprenyl synthetase family protein, protein MTLEKLQTILVPQIEDALKEFIQTIDFRSSVELGHMLRYHMGWEDNLPAKASKGKRLRPLIVLLTTGAFGDYPTKAMAAAVAVELLHNFTLIHDDIEDQSPMRHSRPTLWHRYGTAQAINAGDALFSIAQLSMLDLAKTCNQYVVLDATRAFNEMCLHLTQGQSLDISFETRPDVTVEAYKDMIAGKTAALIAYTSGLGALISGQTATEYQKLSEFGRCLGLAFQIQDDILGIWGNPKLTGKSAASDILTRKKTLPNLFGLAQCSEFRVFWEKEALSQDEVNQMAELLEQCGVREQVESEAGSLTEQAFNTLECVFPKPNEYSEALFELTQLLLNRKA, encoded by the coding sequence ATGACATTGGAAAAACTGCAGACCATTCTTGTCCCTCAAATTGAGGACGCACTAAAAGAATTCATCCAAACCATTGATTTCAGATCGAGCGTTGAATTGGGGCATATGCTGCGGTATCACATGGGCTGGGAGGATAATCTGCCAGCTAAGGCTTCCAAAGGCAAGCGGCTGCGGCCCCTGATCGTCCTGCTGACGACCGGTGCGTTTGGTGACTATCCCACTAAGGCCATGGCGGCCGCCGTTGCCGTGGAGCTTCTGCATAATTTCACTCTGATCCATGATGACATTGAAGACCAATCCCCAATGCGTCATAGCCGCCCCACCCTCTGGCACAGGTACGGCACCGCACAGGCCATCAATGCCGGCGATGCGCTCTTCAGTATCGCCCAGCTCAGCATGCTGGATCTGGCGAAAACCTGCAACCAATACGTCGTTCTGGATGCGACCAGGGCATTCAACGAGATGTGCCTGCACCTGACCCAAGGCCAATCTCTGGATATCTCCTTTGAAACCCGACCAGATGTCACCGTTGAGGCTTATAAGGACATGATAGCCGGGAAAACAGCTGCCCTGATCGCATATACTTCTGGCCTCGGGGCATTGATCTCCGGACAAACTGCAACAGAATATCAAAAACTATCCGAATTCGGGAGATGTCTTGGTCTCGCTTTCCAGATTCAAGATGATATTCTTGGTATCTGGGGGAACCCAAAGTTAACTGGGAAGTCCGCTGCCAGTGACATCCTGACCCGCAAGAAAACCCTGCCCAACCTTTTTGGCCTGGCGCAATGTTCCGAATTTCGTGTTTTTTGGGAAAAAGAAGCCCTCTCGCAAGATGAGGTCAATCAAATGGCTGAGTTATTAGAGCAATGCGGCGTCCGTGAGCAGGTTGAAAGTGAAGCCGGTTCATTAACCGAACAAGCCTTCAATACCCTTGAATGTGTTTTCCCCAAACCCAACGAATACAGCGAAGCCCTTTTCGAGTTGACTCAGCTGCTCCTTAACCGGAAAGCTTAG
- a CDS encoding Mrp/NBP35 family ATP-binding protein, with translation MAGITEKDVLAALSQVQDPELHRDLVSLGMIKDVKVDGSAVAFTVELTTPACPLRTQIQKDAEGAVLALDGVDSVNVTMGAKVPEDKKITDLDIKNIIAVGSGKGGVGKSTVAVNLAVALAEAGAKVGLLDADIYGPNVPTMMGVEALPPTPKGMKIQPAMAYGVKVMSIGFMVTTGQPLIWRGPMLHSAIKQFLMDVDWGDLDYLIVDLPPGTGDVQLSLVQTVPLSGGVIVTMPQQVSFDDAARAVSMFKKMEVPVLGVVENMSYFEMPDGSRRKIFGEGGGEQLARMAGAPLLANLPIDENVRLGGDEGQPVVAVDPTSAGGMALTALAQNVAARMSMEVLD, from the coding sequence ATGGCAGGTATCACCGAAAAAGATGTCCTGGCTGCGCTCAGTCAGGTTCAGGATCCGGAATTGCACCGGGACCTGGTTAGCTTGGGGATGATCAAGGATGTCAAGGTTGATGGTTCGGCGGTGGCTTTCACCGTGGAACTGACCACACCCGCATGCCCCCTGCGCACCCAGATCCAAAAGGACGCTGAAGGTGCCGTGCTGGCGCTGGACGGTGTGGACTCGGTCAATGTGACGATGGGCGCCAAGGTGCCGGAAGATAAGAAGATCACTGATCTGGATATCAAGAATATTATCGCCGTTGGTTCCGGTAAGGGCGGGGTGGGCAAATCCACCGTCGCCGTGAACCTGGCCGTGGCGCTGGCCGAAGCTGGTGCCAAGGTTGGCTTGCTGGATGCGGATATCTACGGACCCAACGTTCCCACGATGATGGGCGTGGAAGCACTCCCGCCAACCCCCAAGGGCATGAAGATTCAACCTGCGATGGCATACGGCGTCAAGGTGATGTCAATCGGTTTCATGGTCACCACCGGTCAGCCCCTGATCTGGCGTGGACCTATGCTCCATTCCGCCATCAAGCAGTTTCTGATGGATGTGGACTGGGGCGATCTGGACTACCTGATCGTGGACCTGCCGCCTGGAACCGGTGATGTGCAGCTCTCACTTGTGCAGACCGTACCGTTGAGCGGTGGCGTGATCGTCACCATGCCCCAGCAGGTATCCTTTGATGATGCCGCCCGGGCCGTTTCCATGTTCAAGAAGATGGAAGTGCCGGTTTTGGGCGTGGTCGAAAATATGAGCTACTTTGAAATGCCCGATGGCAGCCGGCGTAAGATCTTCGGTGAAGGCGGCGGCGAGCAACTGGCCCGGATGGCCGGTGCGCCTCTGTTGGCAAATTTGCCGATTGATGAGAACGTCCGCCTGGGCGGGGATGAGGGCCAGCCTGTTGTGGCAGTGGACCCGACCTCAGCCGGTGGGATGGCGCTGACGGCATTGGCGCAAAACGTGGCTGCCCGAATGAGCATGGAAGTGCTCGATTGA
- a CDS encoding amidohydrolase, which translates to MDFFAKAKELKDYTVTMRRDFHRHPELGFEEIRTAGIVADTLRELGMEVTTGVGKTGVVGLLEGTKKSPVVLLRFDMDALPIQEENDIDFVSTVPGKMHACGHDNHIAVGLTVAKILAGMRESLPGTVKFVFQPAEEGDGGAELMVKEGVLTNPKPDAALAMHVWNEKPVGWYGLKFGPLMSGAHTFYVKVIGKGGHGAIPHLSIDPIVAAAQMVTALQTIVSRNVNPLDSAVVTVGALHSGTVFNVIPQDAVFEGTIRTFKTSIFDLVEERFREIVEGIGQTMGCETEIEIVRVTYPVENDPTLAALMAGVVQTIQPDADIDQAYQTMGSEDFSYMTQDVPGFYMLVGSSNAEKGLDFGHHHPRFNIDEVCLPYAVAVMAQGAVEILKNIK; encoded by the coding sequence ATGGACTTCTTTGCAAAGGCAAAAGAACTTAAGGACTACACCGTGACGATGCGGCGCGATTTTCACCGTCATCCGGAGCTTGGATTCGAAGAAATCCGGACTGCAGGGATTGTGGCTGACACCTTGCGGGAATTGGGGATGGAAGTCACCACTGGTGTGGGCAAGACTGGCGTGGTCGGCTTGCTAGAGGGTACTAAGAAATCACCCGTTGTTTTGCTGCGTTTTGACATGGATGCTCTTCCGATTCAGGAAGAAAACGATATTGACTTTGTTTCAACAGTCCCCGGTAAGATGCACGCCTGCGGACATGACAATCACATCGCTGTGGGCCTGACGGTGGCAAAGATCCTGGCGGGGATGCGGGAATCGCTGCCGGGAACGGTCAAGTTTGTATTCCAGCCGGCTGAAGAGGGCGATGGCGGGGCTGAATTGATGGTGAAAGAAGGCGTTCTCACCAATCCGAAACCTGATGCTGCCTTGGCGATGCATGTCTGGAATGAGAAACCGGTAGGTTGGTATGGTCTCAAATTCGGTCCGTTGATGTCCGGGGCGCACACTTTCTATGTAAAGGTGATTGGAAAAGGCGGTCATGGGGCTATCCCGCACCTCAGCATTGATCCAATTGTTGCAGCGGCACAGATGGTTACGGCGTTGCAGACGATTGTGTCCCGTAACGTCAATCCGCTTGATTCGGCCGTGGTGACGGTTGGCGCATTGCATTCAGGGACTGTCTTTAACGTGATCCCTCAGGATGCGGTTTTTGAAGGGACGATAAGGACCTTTAAAACCTCTATATTTGACTTGGTGGAAGAACGCTTCCGGGAGATTGTTGAAGGTATAGGCCAAACGATGGGCTGTGAGACGGAGATTGAGATTGTTCGGGTAACCTATCCGGTGGAAAATGATCCTACGCTGGCTGCTTTGATGGCGGGCGTTGTTCAAACTATCCAGCCTGATGCAGATATTGACCAGGCTTACCAGACAATGGGATCAGAAGATTTTTCGTATATGACTCAGGATGTGCCGGGCTTCTATATGCTGGTTGGTTCATCCAACGCTGAAAAGGGGCTTGACTTTGGTCACCACCATCCGCGGTTCAATATCGATGAGGTTTGTTTACCCTATGCTGTGGCGGTAATGGCGCAGGGTGCGGTTGAGATTTTGAAGAATATCAAATAG
- the sucD gene encoding succinate--CoA ligase subunit alpha: MSILVNGSTRLLVQGITGQEGLFHTQQMLNYGTNIVAGVTPGRGGEWVLEGKIPVFDSVRTGVEVTGANTSVIFVPARFAGDAILEAVDAGIDLIICITEGIPVNDMLTVKQVIRDKDVTLIGPNSPGLITPGSAKVGIIPSTITEKGNVGVVSRSGTLTYEVLYALKQAGIGTSTCVGIGGDPIIGTNFSEVLSHFEGDSQTDVVVMIGEIGGREEEKAAAFVADHMTKPVIGFIAGQAAPANKRMGHAGAIIEGGVGTAQAKIEALQTAGIQVAHYPEEIPDMIP, translated from the coding sequence ATGAGCATCCTCGTCAATGGTTCTACCCGGCTTCTCGTTCAGGGGATCACCGGTCAGGAAGGCTTGTTCCACACGCAACAAATGCTTAACTATGGCACCAATATTGTCGCCGGTGTGACCCCCGGTCGCGGCGGTGAATGGGTTTTGGAAGGAAAAATTCCCGTTTTCGATTCCGTACGCACCGGCGTGGAAGTCACCGGCGCCAATACCAGCGTCATCTTTGTCCCGGCCCGATTCGCCGGAGATGCCATTCTTGAGGCAGTGGATGCAGGCATTGACCTGATCATCTGCATCACCGAGGGCATACCCGTCAATGATATGCTGACGGTCAAACAAGTCATCCGTGATAAAGACGTAACCCTGATCGGGCCGAACTCACCCGGCCTGATCACCCCCGGCTCCGCCAAAGTCGGAATCATCCCCAGCACCATCACAGAAAAAGGTAATGTTGGTGTGGTCTCACGTTCCGGCACCCTGACCTATGAGGTGCTCTATGCTTTGAAACAGGCTGGCATCGGTACGAGCACCTGCGTGGGAATCGGCGGCGACCCCATCATTGGTACGAACTTCAGTGAGGTCCTCTCCCACTTTGAGGGCGACTCGCAGACGGATGTCGTCGTGATGATCGGTGAAATCGGTGGACGGGAAGAAGAAAAAGCTGCTGCTTTCGTCGCAGACCATATGACCAAACCTGTCATCGGGTTCATCGCCGGCCAGGCCGCTCCTGCAAATAAGCGCATGGGGCATGCCGGTGCGATCATCGAAGGCGGCGTGGGAACAGCTCAGGCCAAGATCGAGGCACTTCAAACCGCAGGTATTCAGGTTGCGCACTACCCGGAAGAAATTCCAGACATGATCCCCTAA
- a CDS encoding DUF3788 family protein, whose amino-acid sequence MAKELLTRCGYRCDLCLAYAENIKVNDQRELLSEGWQKIFGIDLQPEEIYCEGCLTCSSDPILVDKGCPVRPCVISKGIENCAQCDDYPCEILETRLVRYEDWVEKVPFTLSRSDRKNFIKPYENVERLKALREKYPEHSRMFNKMIVPEYDDLRLFLGDSDIISKWDEIHNYLKSHYDLSTIIRFGGKDYGWGINYRKGSKSIISYHPERHSFTVLLVFGKKELEMIEGLKEKISEKMVTQINNTHQYHDGKWVWARVDETTEIDDFKILLGVKRNPEK is encoded by the coding sequence ATGGCGAAAGAACTCTTAACCCGGTGCGGGTATCGGTGCGATCTCTGTCTTGCTTATGCTGAAAACATAAAGGTCAACGATCAACGAGAACTTTTGAGTGAAGGCTGGCAGAAGATTTTTGGGATTGACTTGCAGCCTGAGGAGATTTATTGTGAGGGCTGCCTGACCTGTTCCTCCGACCCCATTTTGGTGGATAAGGGCTGCCCGGTGCGTCCCTGCGTGATCTCAAAGGGGATTGAAAACTGCGCGCAATGCGATGATTATCCCTGCGAAATTCTCGAGACCCGGCTGGTTCGCTATGAGGATTGGGTGGAGAAGGTGCCTTTTACCCTAAGTCGATCCGATCGGAAGAATTTCATCAAGCCATACGAAAATGTCGAAAGACTAAAGGCGTTAAGGGAAAAATATCCAGAACACTCCCGAATGTTCAACAAAATGATTGTTCCGGAATATGATGATCTCAGGTTGTTTTTGGGTGACTCCGATATTATTAGCAAATGGGATGAAATTCATAATTATTTAAAGTCACACTATGACCTTTCCACCATCATCAGGTTCGGGGGAAAAGATTATGGCTGGGGAATTAATTATCGCAAAGGAAGTAAATCCATCATTAGTTATCACCCAGAGCGGCACTCATTTACTGTACTGCTGGTGTTTGGCAAAAAAGAATTGGAAATGATAGAAGGATTGAAAGAAAAAATATCTGAAAAGATGGTGACTCAGATAAATAACACCCACCAATACCATGATGGAAAGTGGGTGTGGGCCAGGGTGGATGAGACCACCGAAATAGATGATTTTAAGATTCTTTTAGGGGTAAAACGCAATCCCGAGAAGTGA
- the glmS gene encoding glutamine--fructose-6-phosphate transaminase (isomerizing): MCGIVGYIGDQDSTPIILKGLKRLEYRGYDSAGVAVLDNGHIEIRRDAGKLSHLEALVHDLPLHGKIGIGHTRWATHGEPNARNAHPHIGSTGEFVVVHNGIVENYLTLREELAAEGTVFHSDTDSETIVHLVEKFYAAGTTLVEAVRQTLRQLKGAHGIVVMSSREPDKIVAARMGNAGGVVIGLGEGENFVASDLPAILEHTRRVMFLESHQMAIVTKESVEVTDLDGNPVDLPVQTISWDPVAAEKGEYRHFMQKEIHEQVRSLTDTLAGRVDFDEGKVILHELNLDAEKAKKIKRIIITACGTAAHAGMVGKILIERIARIPVEVAIASEFRYADPLIDEDTVVMAISQSGETADTLAAMEEGRSKGAMLWSIVNAIGSQAMRIADGCISMQTGPEIGVASTKAFTAPLIDLYLLAVYLGDLRGTLDAGERYQLVNDLMGVPALVGECLNREPQVLELARKFMNMEHMLYLGRGINMPISYEGALKLKEISYIHAEGYPAGEMKHGPIALIDQDMPVVALVADDPWYDKMISQIEQALARGGAVIAVATDGDERIPDLTENILWVPRTPWLLSPVITIIPLQLFAYHIASLLGLDVDQPRNLAKSVTVE; the protein is encoded by the coding sequence ATGTGTGGCATTGTTGGCTATATCGGAGACCAGGATTCAACCCCCATTATCTTGAAGGGACTGAAACGCCTCGAATATCGGGGCTACGATTCGGCCGGTGTGGCTGTGTTGGATAACGGCCATATCGAAATCCGGCGTGATGCCGGGAAGTTGAGCCACCTGGAAGCTTTGGTGCATGATCTGCCGTTGCATGGCAAGATCGGCATTGGGCATACCCGCTGGGCAACCCACGGCGAACCCAACGCCCGGAACGCCCACCCGCATATCGGCAGTACCGGTGAGTTCGTGGTGGTGCATAACGGGATTGTGGAAAATTACCTGACGCTGCGTGAAGAACTGGCTGCCGAGGGTACCGTTTTTCATTCCGATACCGATTCAGAGACCATCGTGCACCTGGTGGAGAAATTCTACGCTGCAGGTACGACATTGGTTGAAGCTGTCCGTCAGACCCTGCGTCAGTTGAAGGGCGCGCATGGGATCGTGGTGATGTCCTCCCGCGAACCTGATAAGATCGTGGCGGCTCGGATGGGGAATGCCGGCGGTGTGGTGATCGGTTTGGGCGAGGGCGAGAACTTCGTCGCATCTGACCTGCCGGCGATCCTTGAACACACCCGCCGGGTGATGTTCCTAGAATCGCATCAGATGGCGATTGTCACCAAGGAATCCGTGGAAGTGACCGACCTGGACGGTAACCCGGTGGATCTGCCGGTGCAAACCATCTCCTGGGACCCGGTGGCTGCAGAGAAGGGCGAATATCGTCACTTCATGCAGAAGGAAATTCACGAACAGGTCCGCTCGCTGACCGACACACTTGCCGGCCGGGTGGATTTTGACGAGGGCAAGGTCATCCTGCACGAGTTGAACCTGGATGCCGAAAAAGCTAAGAAAATCAAGCGGATCATCATCACCGCCTGCGGCACGGCCGCTCACGCCGGGATGGTGGGTAAGATCCTGATCGAACGGATTGCCCGAATTCCAGTGGAAGTGGCGATTGCCTCCGAGTTCCGCTATGCTGACCCCCTGATCGATGAAGATACCGTGGTGATGGCGATCAGCCAGTCAGGCGAGACGGCAGATACTCTGGCGGCGATGGAAGAAGGCCGCTCGAAGGGCGCGATGCTGTGGTCGATCGTGAATGCGATTGGCTCACAGGCGATGCGGATTGCCGATGGCTGCATTTCGATGCAAACCGGACCTGAGATCGGCGTGGCTTCGACAAAGGCTTTCACGGCGCCGTTAATTGACCTCTATCTGCTGGCGGTCTATCTGGGTGACCTGCGCGGCACACTGGATGCCGGAGAGCGCTACCAGCTGGTCAATGACCTGATGGGCGTCCCTGCGCTGGTGGGTGAATGCCTGAACCGTGAGCCGCAGGTGTTGGAGCTGGCCCGCAAGTTTATGAACATGGAGCACATGCTTTACCTGGGGCGGGGCATCAATATGCCGATTTCCTATGAAGGCGCATTGAAACTTAAAGAAATTTCGTATATCCACGCCGAGGGCTACCCGGCGGGTGAGATGAAACACGGCCCGATCGCCTTGATCGATCAGGATATGCCCGTGGTGGCGCTGGTGGCGGATGACCCCTGGTATGACAAGATGATCAGCCAGATCGAACAGGCGCTGGCCCGCGGCGGGGCAGTGATCGCAGTGGCGACGGATGGCGATGAGCGCATCCCGGACCTGACCGAGAACATCCTCTGGGTGCCGAGGACGCCCTGGCTGCTCTCACCGGTGATCACGATTATCCCGCTGCAGCTTTTTGCCTATCATATCGCCTCGCTGCTGGGATTGGATGTGGATCAGCCGAGGAATTTGGCAAAGAGCGTGACGGTGGAGTAA
- a CDS encoding type 2 isopentenyl-diphosphate Delta-isomerase yields the protein MEKDTHINHRKSEHIRINLEEDVQSGSTTGLERYRLLHQALPEMDLADIDLSQTLFGKQQPVPILVSSMTGGTDSATRINRNLAIAAQETGLAMGVGSQRAAIEKPELASTFEVRSVAPNILLFANLGAVQLNYGYGVDECRRVVEMIEADALILHLNPLQEALQPEGDHDFSHLADKIGAVVNKLDVPVIVKEVGWGMSRETVRRLMEVGVAAIDVAGAGGTSWSQVEMHRIQNPYRAQTAAAFVDWGIPTADSILNVREESETIPVIASGGLKTGIDIVKCLALGANLGAMAGLFLKAAVESEQAAAQTMQMIVDQVRIAMFATGAKTLADLTPAKLVNKN from the coding sequence ATGGAAAAAGATACTCACATAAATCATAGAAAATCAGAACATATCCGGATCAACCTTGAAGAGGACGTCCAATCTGGAAGTACGACTGGATTGGAGCGCTACAGGCTGCTGCACCAGGCCCTGCCTGAAATGGACCTGGCGGACATCGATCTGAGCCAAACCCTCTTCGGGAAACAGCAACCTGTGCCAATTCTCGTCTCATCCATGACCGGGGGAACGGACTCAGCGACACGAATAAACCGGAATTTAGCCATCGCGGCTCAGGAGACCGGGCTGGCAATGGGTGTCGGATCACAGCGAGCAGCAATTGAGAAACCCGAGCTTGCCTCCACCTTTGAGGTGCGGAGTGTTGCACCAAACATCCTCCTCTTCGCCAACCTTGGTGCGGTCCAGCTCAATTATGGATATGGTGTCGATGAATGCCGCAGGGTAGTCGAAATGATCGAAGCTGACGCTCTGATCCTGCACCTCAACCCCCTTCAGGAAGCCCTCCAGCCTGAAGGTGATCATGATTTCTCTCATCTGGCAGACAAGATCGGTGCAGTTGTTAATAAGCTGGACGTACCAGTGATTGTCAAAGAGGTTGGCTGGGGCATGTCCAGAGAGACCGTTCGGCGATTGATGGAAGTCGGTGTGGCAGCTATTGATGTTGCCGGTGCGGGCGGGACCTCCTGGTCTCAAGTCGAGATGCACCGGATTCAAAATCCCTATCGCGCCCAAACAGCAGCCGCCTTTGTGGATTGGGGCATTCCAACAGCCGATTCAATCCTCAATGTACGCGAAGAGAGTGAAACCATCCCTGTCATCGCTTCAGGAGGGCTGAAAACGGGAATTGATATCGTCAAATGTCTGGCGCTTGGGGCCAATCTGGGTGCCATGGCAGGTCTGTTCCTGAAAGCCGCAGTTGAATCCGAGCAAGCCGCTGCCCAAACCATGCAGATGATCGTGGATCAGGTCCGGATTGCAATGTTCGCCACCGGTGCAAAGACCCTGGCCGATCTCACCCCCGCCAAACTTGTAAATAAGAATTGA
- a CDS encoding ADP-ribosylation/crystallin J1, whose amino-acid sequence MILYRPVGLKELELIAASGYSVFPPRLPEQPIFYPVLNQAYAEQIARDWNATTPPYAGFVTRFKIDQDYAEGFEIKTVGGKIHQELWVPAEELDEFNRHIVGKIEVVGSLYGEKFNGQKITD is encoded by the coding sequence ATGATCCTCTATCGCCCCGTTGGGCTAAAAGAACTGGAACTGATCGCTGCCTCAGGCTATTCAGTCTTTCCACCTCGGCTGCCTGAACAACCCATTTTCTATCCGGTCCTCAACCAGGCCTATGCGGAACAAATCGCCCGGGATTGGAACGCGACAACCCCGCCCTATGCAGGTTTCGTCACCCGTTTTAAAATCGATCAGGACTATGCTGAAGGATTTGAAATCAAAACCGTTGGTGGCAAAATCCATCAGGAGTTATGGGTGCCTGCTGAAGAGCTTGACGAATTCAACCGCCATATCGTTGGCAAAATCGAAGTTGTTGGATCTTTATATGGCGAGAAGTTTAACGGTCAAAAAATTACCGATTAA
- the yqeC gene encoding putative selenium-dependent hydroxylase accessory protein YqeC has product MDLQRVFRLRQGECIALTGAGGKTSLMFALAECYPGPVILTTTTHLGAWQSPLVERHLILQPGEDLSQDFIENTHSLLVTGPVSSDDRLVALEPRQLETLSDYCRKNRITLLIEADGARQRNLKAPAGHEPAVPEWVDQVIVVAGLGGLGQPLDETTVHRPERFAAISGFKLGYRITSEALIRTLRSVEGGLKGIPPKAKRTLFLNQADTPKLQSQAGRIASELRDCYSQVVIGSLQQPGKDGTVFSVHSKVAGVILAAGGSKRLGRPKQLLGWQGQPFIAKVAQNALDAGLTPLVVITGAESDAVRASLTELPVTIVHNPDWQKGQSTSLKKGVQALPEDCQAAVFLMSDQPQVSPTLIRSVVEAYYANLLPIAAPRISGRRANPVLFAREAFDALEAIQGDQGGRAVFSQFEVAWLEWSDERDALDVDDEEGYERLKRAYFPDSERGTGFHDFLTDSGD; this is encoded by the coding sequence TTGGACCTCCAAAGGGTATTTAGACTCCGGCAAGGTGAGTGCATCGCATTAACCGGTGCGGGCGGGAAAACCAGCCTGATGTTTGCCCTGGCAGAGTGCTATCCGGGCCCGGTGATCCTGACGACCACAACCCATTTGGGTGCCTGGCAATCCCCATTGGTGGAAAGACATCTTATCCTCCAACCTGGCGAGGATTTATCTCAAGATTTCATTGAAAACACCCATTCGCTCCTTGTGACAGGCCCAGTCAGTTCGGATGACAGGCTGGTGGCACTGGAACCGCGCCAATTGGAGACGCTCAGCGATTATTGTCGGAAAAACAGGATAACCTTGTTGATCGAAGCGGATGGGGCCCGTCAGAGGAACCTGAAAGCCCCCGCAGGTCACGAACCAGCCGTTCCTGAGTGGGTGGATCAGGTGATTGTGGTGGCTGGGTTAGGTGGTTTGGGCCAGCCACTGGATGAGACCACCGTTCACCGGCCGGAACGTTTTGCCGCGATAAGCGGCTTTAAACTGGGCTACCGAATTACCAGTGAAGCGCTGATTAGGACGCTGAGGAGTGTGGAGGGTGGCTTGAAAGGCATCCCACCCAAAGCCAAGCGGACCTTATTTCTAAATCAGGCAGATACACCCAAATTGCAGTCCCAAGCTGGACGGATCGCCAGTGAATTGAGGGATTGTTATTCACAGGTGGTGATTGGTTCTTTGCAACAGCCAGGTAAAGATGGGACGGTTTTTAGTGTTCACTCGAAGGTTGCAGGCGTGATCCTGGCAGCAGGTGGCAGCAAGCGCCTGGGACGGCCCAAGCAGTTGCTGGGCTGGCAGGGACAACCATTTATCGCCAAAGTGGCCCAAAACGCCTTAGATGCGGGCCTGACACCGCTGGTCGTGATCACTGGGGCGGAATCCGACGCGGTGAGGGCTTCGCTGACCGAATTACCTGTGACTATTGTGCATAATCCGGATTGGCAGAAAGGCCAATCGACATCACTGAAAAAGGGCGTTCAGGCATTACCGGAGGACTGTCAGGCGGCGGTCTTTTTGATGAGTGATCAGCCCCAGGTTTCGCCGACATTGATCCGATCGGTGGTGGAGGCCTATTATGCCAACCTCCTGCCCATTGCAGCCCCAAGGATTTCTGGAAGACGGGCGAACCCAGTGCTGTTTGCCAGGGAAGCATTTGATGCTCTGGAGGCCATTCAGGGGGATCAGGGTGGCAGGGCGGTATTCAGTCAGTTTGAGGTAGCCTGGCTGGAGTGGTCAGATGAGCGTGACGCCTTGGATGTGGATGACGAGGAAGGCTATGAACGGCTGAAACGAGCCTATTTCCCTGACTCGGAACGCGGAACAGGCTTTCACGACTTCCTTACCGATTCCGGTGATTAA